A part of Verrucomicrobiota bacterium genomic DNA contains:
- a CDS encoding DUF547 domain-containing protein has translation MMRIVLALLVICISMPLLQADTWRDTYSELLQKYVSIKGVDYAAWKNNESDLKSLDYVIDFISKNNPIPSTKEAKLSYYMNAYNAWVIKHVLDSYPIRSVTDLGLGFELFSEERIQVGGKKMSLNHLEKELLINQLGEARVHFGVNCAAKSCPPLAPYAFTQEEVESQLEKLSSEFISNSDVGVKLSGDSLTLSMIFNWYAEDFNPEGVVAFVNKYRNNKIPKDVKLSYFEYDWALNKSNQ, from the coding sequence ATGATGCGAATAGTATTAGCCTTACTGGTAATTTGTATTTCAATGCCCCTGCTACAAGCAGATACATGGCGAGACACGTATTCTGAGTTGTTACAGAAATATGTTAGCATCAAGGGTGTTGATTATGCAGCTTGGAAGAATAATGAATCTGATCTTAAATCGTTGGACTACGTGATTGATTTTATTTCCAAAAATAATCCAATCCCTAGCACTAAAGAAGCAAAGCTTTCCTATTATATGAACGCCTATAACGCCTGGGTAATAAAACACGTTCTTGATAGTTATCCCATTAGGAGTGTTACTGATTTAGGTTTAGGCTTTGAACTATTTTCCGAAGAGCGTATTCAAGTAGGGGGTAAAAAAATGTCGCTTAATCACTTGGAAAAGGAATTACTCATAAATCAACTTGGAGAAGCAAGGGTGCACTTCGGAGTAAATTGCGCTGCCAAGAGTTGTCCGCCCTTAGCTCCTTATGCTTTCACTCAGGAAGAAGTCGAGTCTCAGCTTGAAAAATTATCTTCTGAATTTATTAGTAATAGTGATGTGGGAGTTAAGCTGTCAGGTGATAGTCTAACACTTTCTATGATTTTTAATTGGTATGCTGAGGACTTTAACCCGGAAGGTGTTGTGGCGTTTGTTAATAAATATAGAAATAACAAAATACCCAAAGACGTAAAGCTGTCATATTTTGAGTACGATTGGGCCCTTAATAAATCAAATCAGTAA
- a CDS encoding methyl-accepting chemotaxis protein, translating into MKIIRSLNLVSKIAGLVVAASIIPVVIGLFVTFNDQISKQLNSFYEHSSRNGVLIESALKSNKEGLKAFSGTPPVAGIMRAYDYREVDPFDGSTLMQWQRRYGKVGSVFLENYQGLDKLDFVYQGKVLAQVSRKNGVVTNALPNEIKAGLANENDPNLLKKAFGELAKDEILFEPYYVWNDEPSLQMAIPVTDYTKILTERVGVMVVTCSLQQLLRYAENKANAMWERLGNSNRSFLNAWDGENGEWTAFLDNEFPDQVWQLLDSGKGGQIKVGNNYYFVSSPIYPNNANKSQYLFYVSKVSGAGVFLSAFQESMALTILLTVIVLVTAGLGIHLTKHAVKPVALAVPVLNENDKKLSLVVEQIQKSSVRLADDASSQAAALEQTSASLTQMTSQTNENAQGAELTKTLAKQANDYAKRGLEAITTLNASVDEVRASNDAMNIAMDEIKSSSDSISKVMQAINEIAFQTNILALNAAVEAARAGDAGLGFAVVADEVRGLALRSADAARETSQLIEDSILKSSEGVEACRKVNDNLEGISSRASEVNKNLDDISHKVQEVDEAVEQIAAASVEQKAGIEQITKAVGEIDMLTQNSAEAAERGAAQSNELIEQAAVLKETVNDLKIIVGTNEAAHKAKETIEKSKKVEFQSEPRLLEESRDPITTSNRGLASSSFALDDSFN; encoded by the coding sequence ATGAAAATAATTCGCTCACTTAATTTAGTTAGTAAGATCGCAGGTCTTGTTGTAGCGGCTTCTATCATTCCTGTAGTGATAGGTCTTTTTGTGACTTTCAATGATCAGATAAGTAAACAGTTAAATAGCTTTTATGAACACTCTAGCCGTAATGGAGTCTTAATAGAAAGTGCACTAAAAAGTAATAAAGAGGGCCTTAAGGCATTCTCAGGAACTCCCCCTGTAGCTGGAATTATGAGGGCTTATGACTATCGAGAAGTAGATCCCTTTGATGGTTCGACTCTTATGCAATGGCAGAGAAGATATGGCAAAGTTGGTTCGGTCTTCTTGGAAAACTATCAAGGCCTAGATAAATTAGATTTTGTTTATCAAGGAAAAGTTTTGGCACAAGTATCGAGAAAGAATGGAGTGGTTACTAATGCCCTTCCGAATGAAATCAAGGCTGGCTTGGCTAATGAAAATGATCCGAACTTATTGAAGAAAGCCTTCGGAGAACTTGCAAAAGATGAGATTCTGTTTGAACCTTATTATGTATGGAACGACGAGCCTAGCTTGCAAATGGCAATCCCAGTTACTGATTATACGAAAATATTGACAGAGCGTGTAGGGGTTATGGTTGTCACTTGTAGCCTACAGCAATTACTTCGATATGCTGAAAATAAAGCGAATGCTATGTGGGAGCGTTTAGGTAATTCCAATAGAAGTTTTCTAAATGCATGGGATGGAGAAAATGGTGAATGGACGGCATTTCTAGATAATGAGTTTCCTGATCAAGTCTGGCAGCTATTGGATTCTGGTAAAGGTGGGCAAATAAAGGTTGGAAATAACTACTATTTTGTTTCTAGTCCTATCTATCCTAACAATGCCAACAAGAGCCAATATTTATTTTATGTTTCCAAAGTTTCTGGTGCTGGAGTTTTTTTGTCAGCTTTTCAGGAGTCTATGGCTCTCACGATTTTGCTTACAGTGATTGTTCTAGTCACAGCTGGTTTGGGTATTCATTTGACAAAACATGCAGTCAAACCAGTAGCACTAGCAGTGCCGGTGCTGAATGAAAATGATAAGAAACTCAGTCTCGTCGTTGAACAAATACAAAAATCTAGTGTGAGGCTTGCAGATGATGCAAGTTCTCAGGCCGCAGCTTTGGAACAGACTAGTGCTTCTTTGACTCAGATGACTAGCCAGACCAATGAAAATGCTCAAGGAGCTGAATTAACTAAAACTCTAGCAAAGCAAGCCAATGATTATGCTAAAAGGGGGTTAGAGGCTATTACCACTTTAAATGCTAGTGTGGATGAGGTTCGAGCTTCTAATGACGCCATGAATATAGCTATGGATGAAATCAAAAGCTCCAGTGATTCGATTTCCAAGGTGATGCAGGCCATTAATGAAATTGCTTTTCAGACAAATATTTTAGCTCTTAATGCAGCGGTAGAAGCCGCTAGAGCGGGAGATGCAGGACTGGGTTTTGCGGTTGTTGCCGACGAAGTTAGAGGCTTGGCTTTGCGAAGTGCAGATGCCGCTAGAGAAACAAGTCAACTAATTGAAGACTCGATTTTAAAGAGCTCAGAAGGCGTTGAAGCTTGTCGGAAGGTTAATGATAATCTGGAAGGTATAAGTAGTCGAGCCAGTGAAGTTAATAAAAATCTTGATGATATTAGCCATAAAGTCCAAGAAGTAGACGAAGCGGTGGAACAGATAGCGGCTGCCTCTGTTGAGCAAAAGGCCGGAATTGAACAGATTACTAAAGCAGTTGGTGAAATTGATATGCTTACTCAAAATAGTGCTGAAGCAGCTGAGCGAGGAGCGGCGCAAAGCAATGAGCTTATCGAACAGGCAGCTGTTTTGAAAGAAACGGTTAATGATCTTAAAATTATTGTTGGGACAAACGAAGCTGCACATAAAGCAAAAGAGACTATTGAAAAATCAAAAAAAGTGGAGTTTCAATCAGAACCTAGATTATTGGAGGAAAGTAGAGATCCAATCACTACTTCTAACAGAGGCTTAGCCTCTTCTAGCTTTGCTTTAGATGATAGTTTTAACTAA